The genome window CTATAAATATTCTCATTTACCATGAAacatccgtttttttttttaacatttgcaCTAACTAAACATATTTAAACAACACCATGCAATAAGGTACTATGTGTTAATATTACTTAACTACATTAGCTAACCTGAACTGactgaataaataaattatactaCTACTTATACTGCATTTATTAGTCTTAGCTCAAgttaattttaacatgaaacaccaaACATTAGTCGATGTCCATAAACTAACTTAAACAACAGACAATTGGGatacactttataataaggggCCATGAATCAAAATGAACTAAgccataaatgtatttttaaacatgAACTAAGGCTGAGCTAAGGCATGTattaatcataaactaatgaagcgTCATCATCAGTACAACAAAGTTTTTTTAGTTGTTAATGTATTACAATGATTTCATGTGTCGAGTCATGAGTCATGTtgtagttaatgatgactctaCATTAGtttatagggctgggtatcgattcgaTTCGCAAGCTATCAATTCGATTCTCGGTTCGGTTTTTGATTGCTGTTCTCTTGATGGTTTTTGTattcgattcaactcaatgaatatagattatatagaatattatattatattatattagcatattatattattatatgtattatattagaATATAGACTAAATGActgaatgacaggctcgcctctcgctccttggtaacatcgcgcaaggcaaaaaagagggtgacatctaggggagaagactagtaattagattaacgttaatctgatgttcaatgtttgcagaaataaatatgGGGAAAAAAGCGATTCGTGGCCTTTGAAAATCAATTTTGAATTGACCAcgttaaaaaaaaacgattaaaggggccatggcatgaaaatctgactttttctatgtttaagtgtttgcacttcatcagctcatttggattttaaaggacacacccaaaacggcacatttttgcacacaccaacaaagtgtcaattttaacatgttataataaattatctatatggtattttgagcttaaacttcacatatgtgctctggggacaccaaggTTGCCTATTACAACCACGCCTGGCTAGaattcataaaaatgtatatatgtgcatatatgtgGTTGCTTGTTAGCTCAACTGTGTTGACTGTCAGTCTGAAATAAATCATTAATTCAATtcattaattcaattcaattaaaaatGTCACCAGCCAAATGGCGAAGGACACCATTTTACTCACATTTGGCGCTTTGCAAGTGTACATTTTAAGCAACGCAATCATGCCAATATAGCAGTTTCTTTTGTtgcaaaactatattttaaatactgtTTAAAAAGCATTTCAGGGTGAGACCTCAAAAAGCTGGTTGATAAAATGCCAAcagtacatttatttacattctAGGCAGTGGGTGACTACTTTTAAGTCACAATTTCTGCAGCTCCATCAGTGTCATTTAATAGTTTTGAtgattttaacattattctgaAAAACACACCTGCAGTGTGTGGCTACACACTCATTACTGCAATATTCCTTATCCCAGTCACGGCTCTCCACAGCCGGGTTTGTGCATCCGGCACGGACGCAGAGATTAGAAGTAGGAGCAGAGGAGGAGGCTGCAGGAGCAACACTGACCTCCATCTCCATCTGAAACAGAAAAGAGAGGATAAAAAGTTTTTGCCACGTTACATTTGTTAATTTCCTAAATCATATTTTCAACCCCCAATCTGTAAACAAATTCATGCAAAAATACCTCCTCTGAAGCAAGTTCCTCAGTCACAACCTCATTCTCCGCGGTGACCAACTGTTCGCTAGGATGCTCCACCTGAACCTCAACAGGTGCGGGACGTGCAGAGGCAGCGATGGTGGATGAGGAAATAACAGGGTTGACGCTCGTCGCTGTAGTCACAATAATCGGTGCGGACAAGTTCGAATGTAAAGAAGCAGGCACAATCTTTATCTGGAGAGGTGGCGGAGGCGTAGCAGTGACAGCCACTGAACTTCCCACCCCTCCGTGGGGCTTGGGCTGGAGAGGGGGCGGGGCTTGGGTCTGTACCATCTGTTGCAGACGTGGTGGAGGAGGGGTGCCCTGCATCTGCTGCAGTGGTGGAGGCTGCCGGGCGGCAGCCTGCTGCACGGTTCGTATCCCAGCTGGGATCACCGTCACCATGGAAGTGGGTATCTGGTGGAGCTGAGCACCTCCCTGTAACATCTGCTTGGAGATGATGATTTTGGTGATGGTCGGTGCTGGGCTGGGGTTCGGGGCAGGGGGTTGACCGATGGCCACGGGTAAAGACCCCGTGCGGGATCGGGTGGTGACTTGAGGCAGGTCGAGGATGATATTGGACGCGCAGATGTTGGTGATTGTGTTCTGGTCAGGGCTGGGGGGAACCCGTGCGGGACGGGCAGGAGCAGTAGGGGTGGTAGAGATGGGTGCGGGACTGGGAGTTGATGGAGGAGTGGTGGGAGCATTGTCCTCAACCTCGGTAGATGGCTGAATGAAAAAATGAATAGACAGTCAAGCAAGCAAATGAAAAATCGAATTCCTAAGAAAGAGCTTGAAGCAAATTATTCACCTTCGATAGCTGATTCGCTCTGTAGGCTGCTAACGCTTTCAGATAGTCTTTCTTGGCTGCTTCGGTTTTCTTCTTGTAAACCTGCAAAGGTTAAAACATTTACTAAAACAGATTAGGGGTTTATTTATTGCTCGAGTTATAAGAAAATGCCTCATTGCAGCATTTATGTAAGAGAGATTACTGAATTCAAGCTGCAACAACTATCAAATAGTCGTTAATATTTGATGATAGCGTTAAAGGATTGTAATTATCGATTAGTTTGGTCTGTGTCCCATTGGTGGGACAGAGGCGTGTCTGCGCCACAGGTGTTGCATGATGATTTGAAACATAAAGATTGgatttctttatttaatacaagtgtTTTTGTTAGGAGCAGACACACCTGACTTGATAACCATGCAGCTCTTGCTGTTGGAATGGTGGGCAAGTGATCACAGACCAAACTAATCGATAACGATGCTCGTAGACCGCTACGGATCACTATCGACTATTCAATTAGTCGTTGCAGCTCTAATTAACATTCTGCAAAATTGAATATTTAGAGGATCCCTACTACACCTGTTTCTGCTCTTCCCCAAGACTGTCCCACATGGACGCCACAATCTTCGACACCTCCCCAAATGTGGCATTTGGGTTTTGACCTTTAATGGCCGCCTGGGTGTCTCTAAAGAACAGAGCATAAGCCGATACCGGTTTCTGCGGTTCATTAGGATCTTTCTTCTTCCTGCCCTTCTTAGCTCCAGGTGCCACTCCCACGTCTACGTTGTTCCCAGGCACCATGGCCGGCTTGCCGCCCACCCTCCTCACAACAGCTGGAGGAGCGGTGGAGATCTGCGTGGAAAGTGTCAAGTTGGGGACATGCGATA of Misgurnus anguillicaudatus chromosome 2, ASM2758022v2, whole genome shotgun sequence contains these proteins:
- the tox4a gene encoding TOX high mobility group box family member 4 gives rise to the protein MDLNFYPDLSDGTGQHVDSEFMDGSSYNGYESVNKFTGGNDAYLTISGPGHHFLSSEQTFHTPSLGDEEFEIPPISLDPDSALTVEDVEAHFGELVEQAGSSRSHSNSLNSNAVVVGGNDPSFASAFMNPSSQGMDHLSLGVINQSGESALLSSTLGVDLGHSVGSHFNSSSSMTIDIPINDMSHTLLGHNQLTTIDHSDLSAQLGLSLGGGASVSKSPDQPLSATPSPASSLQDEDMEDFRQQTMLVDSFSAAPAIISHVPNLTLSTQISTAPPAVVRRVGGKPAMVPGNNVDVGVAPGAKKGRKKKDPNEPQKPVSAYALFFRDTQAAIKGQNPNATFGEVSKIVASMWDSLGEEQKQVYKKKTEAAKKDYLKALAAYRANQLSKPSTEVEDNAPTTPPSTPSPAPISTTPTAPARPARVPPSPDQNTITNICASNIILDLPQVTTRSRTGSLPVAIGQPPAPNPSPAPTITKIIISKQMLQGGAQLHQIPTSMVTVIPAGIRTVQQAAARQPPPLQQMQGTPPPPRLQQMVQTQAPPPLQPKPHGGVGSSVAVTATPPPPLQIKIVPASLHSNLSAPIIVTTATSVNPVISSSTIAASARPAPVEVQVEHPSEQLVTAENEVVTEELASEEMEMEVSVAPAASSSAPTSNLCVRAGCTNPAVESRDWDKEYCSNECVATHCRDIFMAWCSIRGQNFATVK